The proteins below come from a single Cryptococcus gattii WM276 chromosome D, complete sequence genomic window:
- a CDS encoding Hypothetical protein (Similar to TIGR gene model, INSD accession AAW46587.1; CNL05700) — MPKEDPQSHPPPLKRGDACLYCRKRRIRCSATKPTCTHCAKIGRECVYDVKKPTSRVQQLEEKVAQLESILRNGAMSGEGVPSASGLQANGSTPSLPHQSSGNTSSEATPLPQQISTSTSYSFLNNETLDVNLFGGKYPAIPPADNDSNLFPSFGGSIFGSIGSIMPQPQPQAEQAFDFSTLDPTFMNMVSSFQTSTGLAEPIPQQQQQQQPMAFGQSPAPPAPPSHLNAVQASINPHTAQPFPLSISTEPMPQPYTSLPKLPFLNNNFCTSVASEALPANPSVVAELASASANVHEDMDALLKATAAPSAEQWATGMTHDLNFDRGQENTQLVGGWFDANDLPKVARDHLLNLFFSGMRLFGQEFHVPRFMASLSLPLSKRPHNCLLYSMYTMASRISTSQPIRNLEPHFHSIACRQLELAITQADKLLDAIRASSILAVYKYSIARYHEGWMMSGQAARLAISCGLHQIQSSVWKSNNNKSYEMVADLGGLMRHRSYILPPPVDAVEHGERIWAFWSIFVVDRCGSISTQWVPAIPDDVIITPFPRPLHEYELGLVTEADNISISSIYAPSPPRSRPLRYDYADLVNIRLRAITLLERASKLMYLPPEPGWDANLERHRSESSGLTFFLPKRPDEMNEYLSSPSGSGSTFTSGLNHTDTPGKFRKNKGWTKTAKVRNPKAYNEVRQALLLIEEDLPEEWRTNWLEWDGKVQAWHFNGARKDIISLHLVLGCAWMFIEDIYVFGAENTTAVNIAKRLTVTVRYLAQQAAHSDLDAFTAMMWSFMSKVLIREMKRCEFSGDKLGAAAIEPDIDTLVQALKQFGQGHAVAVMQAMRQERYKNSNWEDVEFMKGDDESSSDEETIWQKKGGGR; from the exons GCAAAAATCGGCCGCGAATGTGTTTACGATGTCAAGAAACCCACAAGCAGAGTACAACAGCTTGAGGAAAAGGTCGCTCAGCTGGAGAGTATACTGAGGAATGGTGCAATGAGTGGGGAGGGTGTTCCTTCTGCGTCTGGGCTACAGGCGAACGGATCAACGCCGTCTCTGCCACATCAGTCTTCAGGCAACACTTCCTCAGAAGCAACACCTTTACCCCAGCAAATATCCACATCAACCTCCTACTCATTCTTGAACAATGAGACACTTGACGTCAACTTGTTCGGGGGAAAGTATCCTGCTATACCGCCGGCTGACAACGATTCCAACTTGTTTCCTAGTTTCGGAGGATCCATCTTTGGAAGCATAGGCTCAATAATGCCCCAGCCTCAACCCCAAGCCGAACAAGCGTTCGATTTTTCCACCCTTGACCCTACATTCATGAACATGGTCAGCTCTTTTCAAACTTCTACAGGTCTAGCTGAACCCATACCgcaacaacaacaacagcaacaacCCATGGCCTTCGGCCAATCTCCAGCGCCGCCAGCACCTCCATCCCACCTCAACGCTGTCCAAGCCAGTATTAACCCACATACTGCTCAACCCTTCCCCTTATCCATTTCTACTGAACCCATGCCACAACCGTATACTTCTCTCCCCAAGCTTCCTTTCCTCAATAATAACTTTTGCACGTCTGTCGCTTCAGAGGCTCTACCCGCAAATCCTTCGGTCGTTGCCGAATTAGCCTCGGCGAGCGCGAATGTACATGAAGATATGGATGCGCTTCTCAAAGCCACTGCTGCACCTAGCGCAGAGCAATGGGCGACGGGAATGACACATGACTTGAACTTTGATCGGGGGCAGGAAAATACACAGCTTGTCGGGGGTTGGTTTGATGCTAATGATTTACCAAAGGTCGCAAGGGATCATCT CTTGAATCTGTTCTTTTCTGGTATGAGATTATTTGGTCAAGAGTTTCATGTCCCACGGTTCATGGCCAG CCTCTCCCTTCCACTCTCCAAACGTCCACACAACTGTCTTCTTTACTCAATGTATACCATGGCCTCTCGCATATCCACTTCTCAACCTATCCGCAACCTGGAACCCCATTTCCACTCCATCGCATGCCGACAACTCGAGCTCGCCATCACTCAAGCTGATAAGCTCCTGGATGCCATCCGAGCAAGCTCCATCCTTGCCGTATACAAGTACAGTATAGCGCGGTACCATGAAGGGTGGATGATGTCTGGCCAAGCTGCGAGACTGGCGATTTCCTGCGGTCTGCACCAGATACAATCATCTGTTTGGAAATCGAATAATAACAAGTCTTATGAGATGGTTGCTGATTTGGGAGGGCTGATGAGACATCGGTCATATATCCTACCGCCACCTGTGGATGCAGTAGAGCATGGTGAACGGATATGGGCTTTCTGGTCGATCTTTGTGGTAGACCGTTGTGGATCAATATCCACACAGTGGGTACCGGCGATACCGGACGATGTGATCATAACACCATTCCCGAGACCACTACACGAATACGAACTCGGATTAGTGACAGAGGCCGATAAtatctccatctcttccatttACGCTCCATCCCCTCCTCGTTCCCGGCCACTCCGCTACGACTATGCAGACCTGGTTAATATCCGTTTACGAGCAATAACCCTTCTAGAACGTGCCTCCAAATTGATGTACCTGCCTCCCGAGCCGGGATGGGATGCAAATCTTGAAAGGCACAGATCTGAATCTTCTGGATTAACGTTTTTCTTGCCCAAGAGACCTGATGAAATGAATGAGTacctctcttctccttctgGAAGCGGGTCCACCTTTACCTCGGGACTAAACCATACCGACACACCAGGGAAATTCAGGAAGAATAAAGGCTGGACGAAGACAGCGAAAGTGAGGAACCCGAAAGCGTACAATGAAGTTCGCCAGGCTTTACTCCTTATTGAAGAGGATTTACCAGAGGAATGGCGAACGAATTGGTTAGAGTGGGATGGGAAAGTGCAGGCATGGCATTTTAATGGTGCGAGAAAGGATATCATCTCGCTT CATCTGGTCCTGGGTTGTGCATGGATGTTCATCGAAGATATCTATGTGTTTGGTGCTGAAAATACGACTGCAGTAAATATCGCCAAGCGATTAACCGTGACAGTGAGGTATCTTGCGCAGCAAGCTGCACACTCGGATTTAGACGCGTTCACAGCCATGAT GTGGAGTTTTATGTCGAAAGTTTTGATTAGAGAGATGAAGCGATGCGAGTTCTCCGGTGATAAGTTAG GCGCTGCCGCAATAGAGCCCGATATTGACACGCTTGTTCAAGCACTTAAACAATTTGGTCAAGGGCACGCGGTCGCAGTGATGCAAGCTATGCGACAGGAGAGGTACAAGAATTCTAACTGGGAAGATGTCGAGTTCATgaaaggagatgatgagagCTCGAGTGATGAAGAGACGATTtggcagaagaagggggGAGGTAGATAG
- a CDS encoding A-factor processing enzyme, putative (Similar to TIGR gene model, INSD accession AAW46588.1) — translation MLRSIASSTGASTHLTRTHHSLHRLVTPCSRSLTLTPARRISTTSLIRPTTKPQSFQPYHLLSPARSLFKRSFASPVSRQIPPIKLPIEPIMESPYPPCPPIPKADGPVDLILPPTEDRKHKYFTLSNGLEVVVVSDPKADKAAASMDVGVGHLSDPDDLPGCAHFCEHLLFMGTKTHPSENAYQQYLSSHNGHSNAWTAMTSTNYYFDVSPDALEGALDRFSGFFSEPLFNEDCTEREIKAVDSEHKKNLQNDVWRFYQLEKHLSKPGHPYGKFGTGNYESLWSVPKEAGRDPRRQLIEWWEKEYCARRMKLAVAGKEDVDTLEKWVKEKFENVPVRTEGKPEVGREGVRVVFDESPYGKEQLGYFTFTKPVRDMRALELMFPFPDMDHLYKTRPTHFISHFLGHEGRGSILSHLKKKGWVNSLSAGNYHDAAGFSLFKISVDLTPDGLEHYQDVALTIFKYISLLRSQPPSLDAFNEIKAIADISFRFAERGRTSSYCTNLSSWLQSPVPREKIVSSKWLVEEYNQQELEWALQLLDPRRTNIGVTSKALPKNVNGEYESKEPIYGTEYKRIKFDEEFLKEAMSGAPITDLQLPGPNLFIPEKLDVQKFDVQEPAKRPVILRDTPLSRLWYKRDDRFWLPKANLDVMLHSPILNVTPRNAVLSRLFCDLFSDSITEDVYDADLAELSFNLWNTSHWIQISAGGFSDKLAVLTEKMLEKFVNYKVDEARFQEVAEATRLHWKNFAMSDPWKIGRFYNSYATQEIAWTQEEKLKELEYITAADVQAFGKELLTRLHIETLIHGNTSPEGAKEIQDMLERVLKPRELTPTELKAPRSLVLPSSSEYVWQIPVPNKSEVNGSIIYEIHVGDPSDITLRNHLSLFSQIAAEPCFDILRTKQQLGYIVSGHASQSTGTMGYTVLVQSERDPVYVETRIEAFLDGLKETIEGMSEEEFEKHKQSLIAKKEEKPKNLGEETKRFWGRIQDRYFEFSRRENDVAELRKTTKQDILNVLMTYIHTSSPTRAKLSVHLKSQYRGIKFDLASAAPLVKSFTEAGIAVDPIAIQKLLSNNPTLEQVKEFASSTIDAAANVVDDVKAQLKGVVTELKGQEAGPGAEAGAGPGPEDVKVRPGNVWIEDIQEFKARLVPSKAAVPVEPLKTLALEL, via the exons ATGCTTCGATCAATCGCTTCCTCCACAGGTGCATCCACACACCTCACAAGAACACACCATTCCCTCCACCGACTCGTCACCCCCTGCTCACGCTCACTCACGCTCACACCAGCCCGCCGTATAAGTACAACTTCCCTCATCAGACCCACAACCAAACCACAATCCTTCCAACCTTACCATCTTTTAAGCCCAGCTCGATCCCTTTTCAAAAGAAGTTTTGCATCCCCTGTGTCTAG ACAAATACCTCCCATCAAGCTTCCTATAGAACCGATCATGGAGTCACCGTATCCTCCTTGCCCACCTATTCCCAAAGCCGACGGTCCTGTTGACCTCATTCTTCCTCCTACTGAAGACAGGAAACACAAGTACTTCACCTTGTCTAATGGCCTGGAGGTGGTAGTTGTGAGTGATCCCAAAGCGGACAAGGCTGCGGCGAGTATGGATGTCGGTGTGGGCCATTTGAGCGATCCAGATGATCTGCCCGGTTGTGCTCACTTTTG CGAACATTTACTCTTCATGGGCACAAAAACGCACCCTTCAGAGAACGCATACCAGCAATACCTTTCATCTCATAACGGTCATTCCAATGCCTGGACGGCCATGACATCTACCAACTATTATTTTGACGTCAGTCCTGATGCTCTCGAGGGTGCGCTTGACAGGTTCTCGGGATTCTTCTCTGAACCTTTATTCAACGAG GACTGTACAGAAAGGGAGATCAAGGCCGTCGACTCTGAGCACAAGAAGAACCTTCAAAATGACGTGTGGCGTTTCTATCAACTCGAAAAGCATCTCTCCAAGCCTGGTCATCCTTACGGTAAATTTGGTACCGGTAACTACGAGTCTCTCTGGTCTGTACCCAAGGAAGCGGGCCGTGACCCTCGTCGCCAGTTAATCGAATGGTGGGAAAAGGAGTACTGCGCGAGGCGAATGAAGTTGGCCGTTGCGGGCAAGGAAGATGTTGATACGCTCGAAAAGTGGGTGAAAGAAAAGTTTGAAAATGTCCCTGTGAGGACAGAGGGGAAGCCGGAAGTCGGCAGGGAAGGCGTAAGGGTTGTGTTTGATGAGAGCCCGTATGGAAAAGAACAGCTTGGATATTTCACTTTCACCAAACCTGTAAGGGATATGAGGGCTCTGGAGCTCATGTTCCCCTTCCCCGACATGGATCACCTCTACAAGACTAGACCCACTCATTTCATCTCCCATTTCCTTGGTCATGAAGGCCGAGGCTCTATTCTTTCGCACTTGAAGAAAAAGGGATGGGTTAACTCCCTTTCAGCGGGCAATTATCACGATGCGGCGGGTTTCTCACTCTTCAAGATTTCTGTCGATTTGACTCCTGACGGTCTTGAGCATTACCAAGACGTCGCCCTCACCATCTTCAAATATATCTCCCTCCTCCGCTCCCAGCCTCCCTCGCTCGATGCCTTTAACGAGATCAAGGCTATTGCCGACATCTCGTTCCGCTTTGCTGAACGCGGCCGCACCTCTTCCTACTGTACCAACCTCTCCTCCTGGCTCCAGTCCCCCGTCCCTCGAGAGAAGATTGTAAGCAGCAAATGGCTTGTGGAGGAGTACAATCAGCAAGAACTGGAATGGGCTTTGCAGTTGTTGGATCCTAGGAGAACGAATATCGGTGTCACCAGTAAGGCTTTGCCTAAGAATGTGAATGGCGAGTATGAGAGCAAGGAACCGATCTATGGGACAGAATACAAGAGGATCAAGTTTGATGAGGAGTTCTTGAAGGAA GCGATGAGCGGCGCTCCTATAACAGACTTGCAGCTCCCCGGGCCGAACTTGTTCATCCCCGAGAAGCTTGATGTTCAAAAGTTTGACGTTCAGGAG CCCGCCAAACGACCAGTTATCTTGAGAGATACGCCTCTATCTCGATTGTGGTATAAGCGAGACGACCGATTCTGGCTACCCAAGGCTAACTTGGATGTCATGCTCCATTC TCCTATTCTAAACGTCACTCCCCGGAACGCCGTCCTCTCCCGCTTGTTCTGCGACCTCTTTTCCGACTCTATCACCGAAGATGTCTACGATGCCGATCTTGCCGAACTCAGTTTCAACCTCTGGAACACAAGTCACTGGATCCAGATCTCCGCTGGAGGGTTTAGCGATAAGCTTGCAGTGTTGACGGAAAAGATGTTGGAAAAGTTTGTCAACTACAAAGTTGATGAAGCGAGGTTCCAGGAAGTTGCCGAGGCG ACGAGGTTGCACTGGAAGAATTTTGCAATGAGTGACCCTTGGAAGATTGGACGATTCTATAATTCTTATGCTACTCAAGAGATTGCTTGGACGCAGGAAGAAAAATTGAAAGAGCTTGAAT ATATCACTGCGGCCGATGTCCAGGCCTTTGGAAAGGAGCTTCTCACTCGACTTCATATCGAAACTCTTATCCACGGTAACACGTCCCCTGAAGGAGCCAAGGAGATTCAAGATATGTTGGAGAGAGTCTTGAAGCCCCGTGAACTTACTCCCACTGAGCTCAAGGCGCCCAGGTCtcttgttcttccttcAT CTTCTGAATACGTTTGGCAAATCCCTGTACCCAACAAGTCCGAAGTGAACGGCTCAATCATCTACGAAATTCACGTCGGCGATCCCTCTGATATTACCCTCCGTAACCacctctctctcttctcaCAAATTGCTGCCGAGCCCTGCTTTGATATTCTCCGAACAAAACAGCAGTTAGGATACATAGTCAGTGGCCATGCCAGTCAGTCTACCGGTACAATGGGTTATACAGTGTTGGTACAATCAGAGAGGGATCCGGTGTACGTCGAGACACGAATTGAGGCGTTCTTAGATGGCTTGAAGGAGACTATTGAGGGGATGTCCGAGGAAGAGTTTGAGAAGCACAAGCAAAGTTTGATCGccaagaaggaggaaaagcCAAAGAATTTAGGTGAAGAGACGAAGAGGTTCTGGGGTAGGATCCAGGACAGGTACTTTGAATTCTCAAGAC GTGAGAACGATGTTGCCGAGTTACGCAAGACAACCAAGCAAGATATTCTCAACGTTCTCATGACTTACATCCACACCTCATCTCCTACCCGTGCCAAGCTTTCCGTACACCTCAAGTCTCAATACAGGGGCATCAAGTTCGACTTGGCATCCGCTGCTCCTCTTGTGAAGAGTTTCACCGAGGCTGGTATCGCCGTTGACCCGATTGCTATCCAGAAGCTGTTATCAAACAATCCAACCCTCGAACAGGTCAAGGAGTTTGCCAGCTCTACTATTGACGCCGCCGCCAATGTCGTGGATGATGTCAAGGCTCAGTTGAAGGGTGTGGTCACCGAGTTAAAGGGCCAGGAAGCGGGTCCCGGCGCTGAAGCTGGTGCGGGACCTGGACCGGAAGATGTCAAGGTGCGACCTGGAAATGTCTGGATTGAGGATATTCAAGAATTCAAGGCTAGGCTTGTCCCGTCCAAGGCTGCTGTGCCCGTGGAGCCTTTGAAGACGTTGGCCCTGGAGTTGTAG